A single window of Drosophila suzukii chromosome 3, CBGP_Dsuzu_IsoJpt1.0, whole genome shotgun sequence DNA harbors:
- the LOC108013915 gene encoding uncharacterized protein — translation MLRHKRNCHAIQTPSDAEHVKLKPHFHPPQWLLHRLTFSLELYHKNIVKKVPSIGKSLVFRLTKNVCQT, via the coding sequence ATGCTTAGGCACAAACGCAACTGCCACGCCATTCAGACGCCCAGCGACGCCGAGCATGTGAAGTTAAAGCCGCACTTCCATCCGCCCCAGTGGCTCCTGCACCGCCTCACCTTCTCTCTGGAGCTGTATCACAAAAACATCGTCAAAAAAGTGCCCAGTATCGGCAAGTCCCTTGTCTTCAGGCTGACCAAGAACGTCTGCCAGACTTAA
- the LOC108013912 gene encoding leucine-rich repeat-containing protein 55 isoform X1: MKCKTALSFVILIAGSVVIPAAIPLLHLCRCLISYGDEGMTADCSNNFGFDIKCLSRSPQLESLSLAGNELTEVPEELNSTGFEKILRLDLSNNRISNLPSWKFVAMPRLQSLNLSHNYISKLPNEACRIPSVDLSYNNLTDMSNLVGIFKTKATIRGNPIRCACNLTIARRFFVKPTISNLEAIDCIMPGFKVVKPLATQCNQQYNEEQSPSNWKIPFYLFIFLFTFAVGIFSVCKR, translated from the exons atgaaatgcaaaACG GCACTGTCCTTTGTAATCCTGATTGCCGGGAGTGTCGTGATACCTGCGGCAATACCACTATTACATTTATGCCGCTGCTTGATTTCCTATGGAGATGAAGGAATGACCGCAGATTGTAGTAACAATTTCGGCTTTGATATCAAGTGCTTGTCTCGGTCTCCTCAACTTGAGTCCTTGTCTCTTGCCGGAAATGAACTTACGGAAGTGCCAGAAGAACTTAATTCAACGGGGTTTGAGAAAATTCTGCGCCTGGACCTCTCCAATAACAGAATTTCCAATCTGCCAAGCTGGAAGTTCGTTGCAATGCCTCGCTTGCAGAGTCTGAATTTAAGCCATAATTACATATCGAAACTTCCCAATGAAGCGTGCCGAATACCATCCGTCGATTTAAGTTACAACAATCTGACCGATATGTCCAACCTGGTCGGCATCTTCAAAACCAAAGCGACGATCAGAGGCAATCCGATTCGGTGTGCCTGCAATCTGACCATCGCAAGGAGATTCTTTGTAAAG CCAACTATCTCTAACCTGGAAGCTATTGATTGCATTATGCCTGGCTTTAAGGTGGTCAAACCTCTTGCGACGCAGTGCAACCAGCAATACAACGAAGAGCAGTCCCCATCAAATTGGAAAATCCCCTTTTATCTCTTCATATTTCTTTTCACATTTGCTGTGGGCATCTTTTCGGTGTGTAAGAGATAG
- the LOC108013912 gene encoding leucine-rich repeat-containing protein 55 isoform X2, translating to MVCMALSFVILIAGSVVIPAAIPLLHLCRCLISYGDEGMTADCSNNFGFDIKCLSRSPQLESLSLAGNELTEVPEELNSTGFEKILRLDLSNNRISNLPSWKFVAMPRLQSLNLSHNYISKLPNEACRIPSVDLSYNNLTDMSNLVGIFKTKATIRGNPIRCACNLTIARRFFVKPTISNLEAIDCIMPGFKVVKPLATQCNQQYNEEQSPSNWKIPFYLFIFLFTFAVGIFSVCKR from the exons atggtgtgtatg GCACTGTCCTTTGTAATCCTGATTGCCGGGAGTGTCGTGATACCTGCGGCAATACCACTATTACATTTATGCCGCTGCTTGATTTCCTATGGAGATGAAGGAATGACCGCAGATTGTAGTAACAATTTCGGCTTTGATATCAAGTGCTTGTCTCGGTCTCCTCAACTTGAGTCCTTGTCTCTTGCCGGAAATGAACTTACGGAAGTGCCAGAAGAACTTAATTCAACGGGGTTTGAGAAAATTCTGCGCCTGGACCTCTCCAATAACAGAATTTCCAATCTGCCAAGCTGGAAGTTCGTTGCAATGCCTCGCTTGCAGAGTCTGAATTTAAGCCATAATTACATATCGAAACTTCCCAATGAAGCGTGCCGAATACCATCCGTCGATTTAAGTTACAACAATCTGACCGATATGTCCAACCTGGTCGGCATCTTCAAAACCAAAGCGACGATCAGAGGCAATCCGATTCGGTGTGCCTGCAATCTGACCATCGCAAGGAGATTCTTTGTAAAG CCAACTATCTCTAACCTGGAAGCTATTGATTGCATTATGCCTGGCTTTAAGGTGGTCAAACCTCTTGCGACGCAGTGCAACCAGCAATACAACGAAGAGCAGTCCCCATCAAATTGGAAAATCCCCTTTTATCTCTTCATATTTCTTTTCACATTTGCTGTGGGCATCTTTTCGGTGTGTAAGAGATAG